In Parasegetibacter sp. NRK P23, a single genomic region encodes these proteins:
- a CDS encoding RagB/SusD family nutrient uptake outer membrane protein, with the protein MNKKISLPKGIVALLVVVIAATSCNKDFLEKPQSNDVTIDTIFSTKIKAQTFLWDTYNKCVPQGFPFDWGSHNGMYACMLMAASDEGDLYDAWPSAQAHNEGSWGPNSNGEDDFGAHFKGIRNASIFIGNIGRVSDMGDTEKSQMAAEAKVLRALQYHELMKRYGAVPIVDKPLSASDEINLPRNTYEECVNFVVKECDDAAAVLPNNYSTEFNGRITKGAALALKARVLLYAASPLHNTQTPYKTENRALTGYPSFNAERWKLAADASKAVLDWAQQNNVRLVTQFATPAQNYESAVTDLNTAENILSNQAHGWWGAWSPMFQQFAMPRGIYGGWYGHGVTFQHAVKYQKTDGTDQQWPDQGTGAEFLQKMQQMEPRFQASVYYAGAKWNDEIGVRTFFRKKDNTWSDNAPVNGVGYMKKFLTRMNWGGGQLNWIVFRLAESYLNYAEALNEYSPNDPLCYTALNEVRKRAGVPEITAADPRYDTQDELRQAIRRERAVELAFEEHRFFDVRRWQIAGQDGVMKGQMMGLNLYEQADNSLLYRKEAFETRVWDDKMYLYPFPQGEIDKRYLTQNPGW; encoded by the coding sequence ATGAACAAAAAAATATCCCTGCCTAAAGGCATCGTGGCCCTCCTGGTAGTGGTGATTGCCGCCACTTCCTGCAACAAGGATTTCCTGGAAAAGCCACAAAGCAACGACGTAACGATCGATACTATTTTCTCCACCAAAATAAAGGCGCAGACCTTCCTTTGGGATACGTACAACAAATGCGTGCCGCAAGGGTTTCCTTTCGACTGGGGCTCTCACAACGGCATGTATGCCTGTATGCTGATGGCCGCTTCAGATGAGGGCGACCTCTATGATGCATGGCCTTCCGCGCAAGCGCACAATGAAGGTTCCTGGGGACCAAACTCGAATGGCGAAGACGATTTCGGCGCACATTTTAAGGGTATAAGGAACGCCAGTATTTTCATCGGCAACATTGGCCGGGTAAGCGATATGGGCGACACGGAAAAAAGCCAGATGGCCGCAGAAGCAAAAGTGTTGCGTGCATTGCAATACCATGAACTGATGAAAAGGTATGGCGCAGTTCCCATTGTGGATAAGCCGCTTTCCGCTTCAGATGAAATCAATCTTCCAAGGAATACGTATGAGGAATGCGTGAATTTCGTGGTGAAGGAATGTGACGATGCGGCTGCGGTACTCCCCAATAATTACTCCACGGAATTTAATGGAAGAATTACGAAGGGCGCGGCCCTGGCGCTGAAGGCGAGAGTATTGCTGTACGCGGCAAGTCCATTGCACAATACACAAACACCTTACAAAACGGAAAATAGGGCGTTGACGGGCTATCCCAGTTTCAATGCTGAACGCTGGAAGCTTGCGGCAGATGCCAGCAAGGCCGTACTGGATTGGGCGCAACAAAATAATGTGCGGTTGGTGACTCAGTTCGCCACACCGGCGCAGAACTATGAATCCGCTGTAACCGACCTGAATACTGCTGAAAATATTCTTTCCAACCAGGCGCACGGCTGGTGGGGGGCCTGGAGCCCGATGTTCCAGCAGTTCGCCATGCCAAGAGGCATATATGGCGGCTGGTATGGTCATGGGGTAACGTTCCAGCACGCGGTGAAATACCAGAAAACGGATGGCACCGACCAGCAATGGCCCGACCAGGGTACCGGTGCGGAGTTTCTGCAGAAAATGCAGCAGATGGAACCCCGGTTCCAGGCTTCGGTTTATTACGCAGGCGCCAAATGGAACGATGAAATAGGCGTGCGCACTTTCTTCCGGAAAAAAGACAATACATGGTCTGACAACGCGCCGGTGAATGGTGTGGGGTACATGAAGAAGTTCCTCACCAGGATGAACTGGGGCGGCGGCCAACTCAACTGGATCGTTTTCAGGCTCGCTGAATCCTATCTCAACTATGCCGAAGCTTTGAATGAATACAGTCCCAACGATCCCTTGTGTTATACCGCGCTCAATGAAGTGAGGAAAAGGGCCGGGGTTCCTGAAATTACGGCTGCTGATCCCCGTTATGATACGCAGGATGAACTTCGCCAGGCCATCAGGAGAGAACGGGCTGTGGAACTGGCTTTTGAAGAACACCGCTTCTTTGATGTGCGCCGCTGGCAGATTGCCGGACAGGATGGGGTGATGAAGGGACAGATGATGGGACTGAACCTTTACGAACAGGCCGATAATTCCCTCCTCTACCGCAAAGAAGCGTTCGAAACCCGGGTTTGGGACGACAAAATGTACCTCTATCCCTTCCCACAGGGTGAGATCGATAAAAGGTACCTGACCCAGAACCCCGGATGGTAA